A single Desulfovibrio gilichinskyi DNA region contains:
- a CDS encoding DUF3089 domain-containing protein, with translation MQYFLTAILFSFFSLCFALPVWAVEGNIEKSQPSLECIPACPDYSKDISWASKPINPQKNVDVFYVYPTIYPETFPKNMDVFDKSLRADVQGLLKAQAGVFSGSANLFAPYYRQVTFACLDQNQDMMLNSYFRIGADDVHRAFDYYLNFLNNGRPFILAAHSQGSVVLLDLIRSRFKDPKLQNALVAAYLIGYSVTDKDLKNYPWIKPAQKADDTGVVISWNTQEPGATGSPVLRSGATCINPLTWTTDETPADKSLNLGAVFFDDFNGTVIREVPQYTGARVDKKSGALITIPPDKMEIGHFPKGVLHKFDYAFWYRNIEKNVQDRIKAYLKKHK, from the coding sequence ATGCAATACTTTTTAACCGCAATTCTTTTTTCATTTTTCAGCCTCTGTTTTGCTTTGCCCGTCTGGGCTGTGGAAGGCAATATTGAAAAATCACAACCTTCGCTAGAATGCATACCGGCTTGTCCGGATTACAGTAAAGATATCAGCTGGGCATCAAAACCCATAAATCCACAAAAAAATGTGGATGTTTTTTATGTATATCCAACTATCTACCCCGAGACATTTCCGAAAAATATGGATGTTTTCGATAAGTCCTTACGCGCAGATGTGCAAGGTTTACTCAAAGCACAGGCGGGTGTTTTTTCCGGATCGGCCAACTTGTTCGCTCCCTACTACCGTCAGGTAACATTCGCATGCCTTGATCAGAATCAGGATATGATGCTTAATTCGTATTTCCGCATCGGGGCTGACGACGTGCACAGGGCTTTTGATTACTACCTGAATTTTTTGAATAACGGCCGTCCATTTATTCTGGCAGCACACAGTCAGGGATCTGTGGTTCTGCTCGATCTGATTCGAAGCCGGTTCAAAGATCCTAAACTACAGAATGCACTTGTGGCAGCCTATCTCATTGGCTATTCCGTCACGGATAAAGATTTGAAAAATTACCCTTGGATAAAGCCAGCCCAAAAGGCGGATGACACTGGAGTGGTTATCTCTTGGAACACACAGGAACCCGGCGCAACAGGTTCACCGGTGCTGCGTTCCGGAGCAACCTGCATCAATCCATTGACGTGGACTACTGACGAAACTCCGGCCGACAAGAGCCTCAACTTAGGGGCCGTATTCTTTGATGATTTTAATGGTACCGTTATACGGGAAGTCCCACAATATACCGGAGCACGTGTTGATAAGAAAAGCGGAGCTCTTATTACCATTCCGCCGGATAAAATGGAGATTGGACATTTCCCGAAAGGCGTTTTGCATAAGTTTGATTATGCCTTCTGGTATCGAAACATTGAGAAAAACGTTCAGGATCGCATTAAGGCTTATTTAAAAAAACATAAGTAG
- a CDS encoding THUMP domain-containing class I SAM-dependent RNA methyltransferase yields MLDFERKSVVMVTCPKGFSPYLAEEISKMGFEIRNEFFAGVETKASLNECMRLNLWSRCGHRVLYQLKKFKAATPDQMYDEVREMEWERIISPDDYLTITSSVITETINDTRFANVKVKDAIVDKVREKLGRRPSSGPDMTGIIVFLHWRDDDCTIYLDTSGVPLSKRGYRKLPHKAPLQETLAATLIKASGWNGRGNFISPMCGSGTLAIEAALIALSGAPGLIRETYAFMNLPGYNEAYWDNLCIEAEDRERNAIDGRIIATDLDPEAVEAARKNARAAGVEHHIEFEVCDFRETEIPEGKGIIFFNPEYGERLGTSTLLEKIYTAIGDFLKNKCQGYKGYVFTGNSDLAKFIGLKTSRRLLFYNAKIECRLLEYEIFAGSAKRRY; encoded by the coding sequence ATGTTAGATTTTGAACGTAAAAGTGTAGTTATGGTCACTTGTCCTAAAGGTTTTTCACCTTATCTCGCGGAAGAAATTTCGAAGATGGGTTTTGAAATAAGAAATGAATTTTTTGCCGGGGTCGAAACCAAAGCATCTCTTAACGAATGTATGCGGCTTAATCTTTGGAGTCGGTGCGGGCATCGCGTGTTGTACCAGCTTAAGAAGTTTAAGGCTGCAACTCCTGATCAGATGTATGACGAAGTCAGAGAAATGGAATGGGAACGAATCATTTCTCCCGATGATTATTTGACTATCACATCTTCAGTTATAACTGAAACTATTAATGATACCCGCTTTGCAAATGTGAAGGTTAAAGACGCTATTGTTGATAAGGTTCGCGAGAAATTAGGTCGTCGTCCTTCTTCAGGTCCGGATATGACCGGGATTATTGTTTTTCTCCACTGGAGAGATGATGATTGTACAATTTATCTTGATACATCCGGCGTACCGCTTTCTAAAAGAGGATATAGAAAGCTTCCGCACAAAGCTCCACTGCAGGAAACTCTGGCTGCAACTTTAATTAAAGCTTCCGGGTGGAATGGGCGCGGTAATTTTATTTCGCCTATGTGCGGTAGCGGAACTCTCGCTATTGAGGCAGCTTTAATCGCTCTTTCAGGAGCTCCTGGATTGATTCGCGAGACATATGCTTTTATGAATCTTCCGGGGTATAATGAAGCGTACTGGGATAATTTGTGTATTGAGGCTGAAGACAGAGAACGTAATGCGATTGACGGAAGAATTATAGCAACAGACCTTGACCCGGAAGCGGTAGAAGCTGCCCGTAAAAATGCCCGTGCCGCCGGTGTTGAACATCACATAGAGTTTGAAGTTTGTGATTTTCGTGAAACAGAAATTCCTGAAGGTAAGGGTATAATCTTTTTCAATCCAGAATATGGCGAAAGGCTTGGAACTTCTACTCTGCTGGAAAAAATTTATACGGCTATAGGCGATTTCTTGAAGAATAAATGCCAAGGCTATAAAGGGTATGTTTTTACCGGGAATTCAGATCTGGCAAAGTTTATAGGTCTTAAGACCTCACGAAGACTCCTTTTTTATAATGCAAAGATTGAGTGCAGGCTGCTCGAATATGAAATCTTTGCCGGTAGTGCTAAAAGAAGATATTAA
- a CDS encoding response regulator — translation MSRILVVDDDPISRQILRAMLEKEGHVVSEAEDGVKALNNYDKGSVDLVITDIFMPEKEGVQTVRELIKENPDVKIIAVSGGSSSANYDSLDWIKMFGVKYTFTKPFNSKAIISAIDDLLSE, via the coding sequence ATGTCGCGGATTCTCGTAGTTGATGATGATCCTATTTCACGTCAAATTCTTCGAGCAATGCTGGAGAAAGAAGGGCACGTTGTTTCAGAAGCAGAAGATGGTGTTAAGGCGCTTAATAACTATGATAAAGGTTCAGTTGATCTTGTCATAACTGATATCTTTATGCCTGAAAAAGAAGGTGTTCAAACTGTCAGGGAACTTATTAAAGAAAATCCTGATGTTAAGATTATTGCCGTTTCCGGCGGCAGTTCATCGGCAAACTATGATTCGCTTGATTGGATAAAGATGTTCGGAGTGAAGTATACCTTCACTAAGCCTTTTAATTCAAAAGCAATTATCTCGGCTATCGATGACCTTTTATCTGAATAA
- a CDS encoding PhoH family protein, whose amino-acid sequence MSEQEKIRVKLEFDDAGLSSTLFGAQNSNLDAISNLSGVQINSRGNSLQLIADSHELIDPVAKSFSQLYSVLKSGKKVFPEDVEAAYKILCRNPAADLIKIFRDELFSVSPKKTISPRTLTQRAYFSAIRENDMVFSIGPAGTGKTYLAVAMAVYAYTRKEVKKIILTRPAVEAGEKLGFLPGDLVDKVNPYMRPLYDALYDLLDFAKVQDMIEENIIEIAPLAFMRGRTLSNAFVILDEAQNTTPEQMKMFITRLGFGSKAVITGDITQIDLPINIASGLSVASNILKDVEGISFVKFEDSDVVRHPLVSRIVKAYDSYECSGGKI is encoded by the coding sequence ATGTCAGAACAAGAAAAAATACGTGTAAAATTGGAATTTGATGATGCAGGGTTGTCGAGTACGCTTTTTGGTGCTCAAAATTCAAATCTTGATGCAATTTCAAACCTTTCCGGTGTGCAAATCAACAGCAGGGGTAACTCTCTGCAATTGATAGCTGACAGTCATGAGCTTATTGATCCTGTCGCCAAGTCATTCAGCCAACTTTATTCAGTGCTTAAATCCGGTAAAAAGGTTTTTCCGGAAGACGTTGAAGCTGCATATAAAATTTTATGCCGTAATCCCGCTGCGGACCTTATAAAAATATTTAGAGACGAATTGTTTTCAGTCTCTCCTAAAAAAACAATTTCCCCGCGAACTCTTACGCAGCGTGCCTATTTTTCCGCCATTCGTGAAAATGATATGGTATTTTCTATTGGTCCGGCCGGAACGGGTAAGACATATCTTGCTGTTGCTATGGCTGTTTATGCTTACACACGCAAAGAAGTTAAAAAAATTATCCTGACCAGACCAGCTGTAGAAGCAGGTGAAAAACTTGGGTTTTTACCCGGTGATCTTGTGGATAAGGTTAACCCATATATGCGTCCGCTTTACGATGCTCTTTATGATTTGCTGGATTTTGCAAAAGTTCAGGATATGATTGAAGAAAACATCATTGAAATAGCTCCCTTAGCTTTTATGCGCGGTAGAACACTTAGTAATGCATTCGTTATTCTTGACGAAGCACAAAATACCACTCCTGAACAAATGAAGATGTTTATTACCCGTCTTGGATTTGGGTCTAAGGCCGTAATTACAGGTGATATTACTCAAATTGATCTGCCGATAAATATTGCCTCAGGTTTGAGTGTTGCGAGCAATATACTTAAGGATGTTGAAGGGATAAGCTTTGTTAAATTTGAAGACAGTGATGTTGTAAGGCATCCTCTTGTTTCAAGAATAGTAAAGGCTTATGATTCATATGAATGCAGTGGCGGTAAAATATGA
- the ybeY gene encoding rRNA maturation RNase YbeY, giving the protein MTLSLTYECRPDSNFPLSKREVMFMAELLLKSLNIEGFDFDLKITDDSAIAEINQDFLGCVGPTNVLSFPFSETPDLATNKYLGEIVLSVDTLARETRLYAQAPEEHMIRLLAHALLHLAGYDHGPEMYALTDTAVESVAPIFRQRMVGWQ; this is encoded by the coding sequence ATGACGCTATCACTGACATATGAATGCAGACCTGATTCCAATTTTCCTTTGAGCAAGAGGGAAGTGATGTTTATGGCTGAACTTCTGCTCAAGTCTTTAAATATTGAAGGGTTCGACTTTGATTTAAAAATAACTGATGATTCAGCGATTGCCGAGATTAATCAGGATTTTTTAGGTTGCGTAGGTCCTACCAATGTTTTGAGTTTTCCTTTTTCTGAAACACCTGATCTTGCCACGAACAAATATCTTGGCGAAATAGTTTTGTCTGTAGATACATTAGCACGTGAAACACGACTTTATGCTCAAGCCCCTGAAGAACATATGATCAGGCTTTTGGCTCATGCTTTACTTCATCTGGCCGGCTATGATCATGGGCCGGAAATGTACGCGCTTACAGATACTGCCGTTGAATCAGTAGCTCCTATTTTCAGACAGCGAATGGTGGGTTGGCAATGA
- the argF gene encoding ornithine carbamoyltransferase — translation MIRHLLKINDVPRSELGQILLRAKELKDNKIRNNSLEGKTVILIFEKASTRTRVSFDVAVEQLGGHSIFMTPTESQLGRSEPLEDTAYVLSRYADALVVRTFEQQKVRTLAENASIPVINALTDKYHPCQVLSDMLTIYERTPDLENVHVAWVGDGNNMAHSWINAAIYFPIYLTLAFPKGYEPNSDVLARALAMGAKINMSYDPIEAVKGAHYVNTDVFASMGQEKEQEERMKSFLPYQVNEELLAYADPDCKIMHCLPAHRGEEVTADVLDGPRSIIFDQAENRLHMQKAILEWAVNGLEVDLEAVEKLLGPVQVLPNIHAVE, via the coding sequence ATGATCAGACATTTACTTAAAATAAATGATGTTCCGCGTTCTGAACTCGGACAGATTTTACTCAGGGCAAAAGAACTTAAAGATAACAAGATCAGAAATAACTCTCTTGAAGGTAAGACTGTTATTCTGATTTTTGAAAAAGCTTCTACAAGAACCAGAGTCTCTTTTGATGTTGCGGTCGAACAGCTTGGCGGTCATTCAATTTTTATGACTCCTACTGAATCACAACTTGGAAGAAGTGAACCTCTCGAAGATACAGCTTATGTATTGTCCCGCTATGCTGACGCTCTTGTTGTAAGAACTTTTGAGCAGCAGAAGGTTCGCACTCTTGCAGAAAACGCTTCTATCCCGGTTATTAATGCTCTGACTGACAAGTATCATCCTTGCCAGGTCTTGAGTGATATGCTGACAATTTATGAAAGAACTCCTGATCTTGAGAATGTTCATGTTGCATGGGTCGGTGATGGCAACAACATGGCTCATTCATGGATTAATGCAGCAATATATTTCCCGATTTATCTCACATTGGCTTTCCCGAAAGGTTATGAACCTAATTCAGACGTTCTTGCCCGTGCTCTTGCTATGGGAGCAAAAATCAACATGAGCTATGATCCTATTGAAGCCGTTAAAGGGGCTCATTATGTGAATACTGATGTTTTTGCCTCTATGGGTCAGGAAAAAGAACAGGAAGAACGTATGAAATCTTTTCTGCCTTATCAGGTTAATGAAGAGCTTCTTGCTTACGCTGATCCTGATTGTAAAATTATGCATTGTCTTCCTGCCCACAGGGGGGAGGAAGTCACCGCTGATGTTCTTGACGGACCTAGATCTATTATCTTTGATCAGGCTGAAAACAGATTACATATGCAGAAAGCTATCTTGGAATGGGCTGTAAACGGCCTTGAAGTTGATCTTGAAGCCGTTGAGAAACTTCTTGGACCAGTGCAGGTTCTTCCAAATATTCATGCTGTAGAATAA
- a CDS encoding argininosuccinate synthase — protein MSKTEKIEKVVLAYSGGLDTSIILKWIKQEYDCEVITLTADLGQGEELDGIEQKALSTGASKAFIEDLREEFARDFIFPCFRAGAIYEGRYLLGTSIARPLIAKRMVEIAEREGAQAVAHGATGKGNDQVRFELGAMGMNPRLKTIAPWREWDLKSRTDLIKFAEENGIDIPVSRSKPWSMDANLLHVSFEGSELEDPWNAPSPESYRYCTPIEKAPDEAEIITIDFECGDPVAINGVSHSPAALVEKLNEIGGKHGIGRVDMVENRFVGMKSRGVYETPGGTIIHVAHRDLEGLCMDREVMHLRDSLIPKYAEMVYNGYWYAPERIALQAMIDKTQEKITGTVRVKLYKGNVVPEGRKSPYSLYRSDLATFEEDDVYDQKDAAGFIKLIGLRLKGKTAESGSNWLKDGESGDK, from the coding sequence ATGAGTAAAACAGAAAAAATTGAAAAAGTAGTATTGGCGTATTCAGGAGGTCTCGATACCTCTATTATATTAAAATGGATCAAACAGGAGTATGACTGCGAAGTTATCACTCTTACCGCTGACCTCGGACAGGGCGAAGAGCTGGACGGAATAGAGCAGAAAGCTCTTTCAACCGGAGCCAGCAAGGCTTTTATTGAAGATTTGCGTGAAGAATTTGCGCGTGATTTTATTTTTCCATGTTTCCGTGCCGGCGCAATCTACGAAGGCCGTTACCTTTTAGGTACATCCATTGCCCGTCCGCTTATCGCCAAAAGAATGGTTGAAATTGCTGAAAGAGAAGGTGCTCAGGCCGTTGCGCACGGAGCTACAGGAAAAGGTAATGATCAGGTTCGCTTCGAACTTGGTGCAATGGGTATGAATCCTAGACTTAAGACAATTGCTCCATGGCGTGAATGGGATCTTAAATCCCGTACCGACCTCATTAAGTTTGCTGAGGAAAATGGAATTGATATCCCGGTTTCGCGCAGCAAACCTTGGTCAATGGATGCCAATCTTCTACATGTAAGCTTTGAAGGTTCTGAGCTTGAAGATCCTTGGAATGCTCCGTCTCCTGAATCTTACAGATATTGTACTCCAATTGAAAAAGCTCCTGATGAAGCTGAAATTATTACTATAGATTTTGAATGCGGTGATCCTGTCGCCATTAACGGAGTCAGCCATTCTCCTGCGGCTTTAGTTGAAAAGCTCAACGAAATCGGCGGAAAGCATGGTATCGGACGGGTTGATATGGTTGAGAACCGTTTTGTAGGTATGAAATCCCGCGGTGTTTACGAAACACCGGGTGGAACTATTATTCATGTTGCTCATCGTGATCTTGAAGGTCTTTGCATGGACCGCGAAGTTATGCATCTTCGTGACAGCCTTATTCCTAAATATGCCGAAATGGTATATAACGGATACTGGTATGCTCCGGAGCGTATAGCTTTGCAGGCAATGATTGATAAGACTCAGGAAAAAATTACCGGAACAGTAAGAGTTAAACTCTACAAAGGTAATGTCGTTCCTGAAGGGCGTAAGTCGCCTTATTCTCTCTATCGTTCTGATCTTGCAACATTTGAAGAAGATGATGTTTATGATCAGAAAGATGCTGCAGGTTTCATCAAACTTATCGGTTTAAGATTGAAGGGTAAAACTGCAGAATCTGGAAGCAACTGGCTGAAAGACGGCGAGTCCGGTGATAAATAG
- the argH gene encoding argininosuccinate lyase, with protein MAEAKLWGGRFAQKTAASVEDYTQSVSFDKNLYHEDIAGSKAHAQMLAEQGVLTEQEAMTLVKGLDTVLEEIESGKFEWKKEMEDLHMNIESRLTEIVGAVGGKLHTGRSRNDQVALDFRLYVVHSLEAWKTALEKLILVFTKKAEAHTDVLLPGYTHLQPAQPVSLAHHMLAYAWMFKRDHSRVCDCIKRANVCPLGAAALAGTTYPLKPASSAEKLGMNDTFRNSLDAVSDRDFVLEAIFTGSLVMTHLSRICEELIIWANPCFGFIKLPDAFSTGSSIMPQKKNPDVCELMRGKTGRVYGDLMSLLTTVKGLPLAYNRDMQEDKEPFFDAHKTVYASASIMGDMMEAMGFNAENMEKALKKGFLNATELADYLVGKGIPFREAHHITGSAVAYAEKAAKGLEDMTLAELKSFSEKIEDDVFEVLAYEAAVRRRVSPGGTGPESVRSQIAELKNWLK; from the coding sequence ATGGCTGAAGCAAAATTATGGGGTGGTAGATTTGCTCAAAAAACTGCTGCATCTGTAGAAGACTACACGCAGTCTGTAAGCTTTGATAAAAACCTTTATCATGAAGATATTGCAGGTTCCAAAGCGCATGCGCAAATGCTCGCAGAGCAGGGTGTATTGACAGAGCAGGAAGCCATGACTTTGGTCAAAGGTTTAGATACCGTTCTTGAAGAAATTGAGTCCGGCAAGTTTGAATGGAAAAAGGAGATGGAAGATCTCCACATGAATATTGAAAGCAGGCTTACTGAGATAGTAGGTGCTGTCGGCGGAAAGCTGCATACAGGGCGCAGTCGTAATGATCAGGTTGCTCTTGATTTTCGCCTGTATGTTGTCCACAGCTTAGAAGCCTGGAAAACCGCTCTTGAAAAATTGATTTTAGTTTTCACAAAAAAAGCTGAAGCTCATACCGATGTTCTTCTTCCGGGGTACACTCATTTACAGCCTGCGCAGCCTGTCAGTCTTGCTCATCACATGCTTGCTTACGCGTGGATGTTTAAAAGAGATCATAGCCGCGTGTGTGATTGCATAAAAAGAGCGAATGTCTGCCCGCTTGGCGCGGCCGCCCTTGCAGGAACAACTTATCCTTTGAAACCGGCCAGCTCTGCTGAAAAGCTCGGGATGAATGATACATTCCGTAACAGTTTAGATGCTGTTTCGGATCGTGATTTTGTTTTGGAAGCAATTTTTACTGGTAGCCTTGTTATGACTCACCTGAGCAGGATTTGCGAAGAGCTTATCATTTGGGCTAATCCGTGTTTCGGTTTTATAAAATTACCAGATGCTTTTTCTACCGGTTCATCCATTATGCCGCAAAAGAAAAATCCTGATGTTTGCGAGCTTATGCGTGGTAAAACTGGAAGAGTATATGGTGATTTAATGTCTCTTCTTACTACTGTGAAAGGTCTTCCACTGGCTTACAACAGAGATATGCAGGAAGATAAAGAACCTTTCTTTGATGCACATAAAACAGTCTATGCATCTGCTTCCATTATGGGTGATATGATGGAAGCAATGGGTTTTAATGCAGAAAATATGGAAAAAGCACTTAAAAAAGGTTTCTTGAATGCGACTGAACTTGCAGATTATCTTGTAGGTAAAGGCATTCCTTTCCGTGAAGCTCACCACATTACCGGATCAGCTGTTGCTTATGCTGAAAAGGCAGCAAAAGGTCTTGAGGATATGACTCTTGCGGAACTTAAGTCTTTTTCGGAAAAAATAGAAGACGACGTCTTTGAGGTTTTAGCATACGAGGCCGCAGTCAGGCGCAGAGTTTCCCCTGGTGGTACTGGACCTGAATCAGTTAGATCTCAGATTGCAGAATTAAAGAACTGGCTGAAATAA
- a CDS encoding bacteriohemerythrin, whose translation MASNCINGKFLCTGFGLVDSQHNNFIKLLERIRSQIPSANKGEIDLILDELFLYSLYHFETEERLLEKYNLESFPKHLEQHREYTEKMEQFKIDCLLEKAELTLEIIEFLEQWLINHIKETDVIDFQAAQKIDDAKM comes from the coding sequence ATGGCTTCTAACTGTATTAATGGGAAATTTTTATGCACCGGATTTGGACTTGTAGACAGCCAGCACAATAATTTCATTAAATTACTCGAAAGAATCCGGTCGCAAATACCTTCAGCAAATAAAGGCGAAATTGACTTAATTCTCGATGAGCTTTTTTTATACAGTCTTTATCATTTTGAAACAGAAGAGCGACTGCTTGAAAAGTATAATTTAGAAAGTTTCCCAAAACACCTTGAACAACATCGCGAATACACTGAAAAAATGGAACAATTTAAAATTGATTGCCTGCTTGAAAAGGCAGAACTAACTCTTGAAATAATAGAATTTTTAGAGCAATGGCTTATCAACCACATTAAAGAAACTGATGTTATAGATTTCCAAGCTGCTCAAAAAATTGATGATGCGAAAATGTAA
- the ftsH gene encoding ATP-dependent zinc metalloprotease FtsH translates to MNSFAKNLLVWVTIMLVMIVLFNLFNQPAAPQLKVSYTDFLMKVDQGEILQVKIQGHKISGVLVGDKRFVTYSPNDPTLVQKLINNKIEVVAEPEEDSPWYMTLFISWFPMLLLVGVWIFFMRQMQGGGGSGGRGGAMSFGRSKARMLNEETAKVTFQDVAGVDEAKEELSEIVQFLSEPKKFTRLGGRIPKGVLLIGSPGTGKTLLARAVAGEAGVPFFSISGSDFVEMFVGVGASRVRDLFAQGKKNAPCLIFIDEIDAVGRQRGAGLGGGHDEREQTLNQLLVEMDGFESNEGVILIAATNRPDVLDPALLRPGRFDRQVVVPTPDVRGRAHILSVHTRKTPLAEEVDLDVIARGTPGFSGADLENLVNEAALYAAKNNQDYVNMIDFEEAKDKVLMGRERRSLIINDKEKETTAYHEAGHALIAKLLVDTDPVHKVTIIPRGRALGVTQQLPVDDRHNYSKRYLEDTLVMLLGGRVAEELILNQMTTGASNDIERATKMARSMVCQWGMSDKLGPMTFGETNDQVFLGKEFGHSKDFSEDTSRLIDSEVRRIIDTAHEQAKTLLGENKDSLHKLAAALLERETISGDEIDTLINGGKLPPLEKVTSTAKPSTAAKAYASTAKTGYTPVEEKAEENITDSEEEKKDFSFDGSIESDDSENNSAEVDSSEDKKDSK, encoded by the coding sequence TTGAACAGTTTTGCCAAGAATCTCTTGGTCTGGGTAACCATTATGTTGGTGATGATTGTTTTATTCAATCTTTTTAACCAACCTGCCGCGCCTCAGCTCAAAGTTTCATATACTGATTTCCTTATGAAAGTTGATCAGGGAGAAATCTTACAGGTCAAGATTCAGGGACATAAAATAAGTGGAGTTCTGGTCGGAGATAAGAGGTTTGTAACTTACAGTCCAAATGATCCAACTCTTGTTCAGAAGCTGATCAATAATAAAATTGAAGTAGTTGCTGAGCCGGAAGAAGACTCTCCGTGGTATATGACTCTGTTTATTTCGTGGTTCCCGATGCTTCTATTAGTTGGTGTATGGATCTTTTTCATGCGTCAAATGCAAGGTGGAGGCGGCAGTGGAGGTCGTGGCGGAGCCATGTCTTTCGGTCGGTCCAAAGCTCGCATGCTTAATGAAGAAACTGCTAAGGTTACATTTCAAGATGTTGCCGGTGTTGATGAAGCTAAAGAAGAACTCTCTGAAATAGTTCAGTTTTTGAGTGAACCTAAAAAGTTTACCCGCCTTGGCGGTCGTATTCCTAAAGGCGTACTTCTTATCGGTTCTCCCGGAACAGGTAAAACTTTACTTGCACGGGCTGTTGCCGGTGAAGCAGGCGTACCTTTCTTTTCAATTTCCGGTTCGGATTTTGTTGAAATGTTTGTCGGTGTCGGTGCTTCACGTGTTCGCGATCTTTTTGCTCAGGGTAAAAAGAATGCACCTTGTTTGATTTTTATTGATGAAATCGATGCAGTAGGGCGTCAGCGCGGAGCAGGACTAGGCGGCGGACATGACGAACGTGAGCAGACTCTTAACCAGCTGCTTGTCGAAATGGATGGTTTTGAGTCTAACGAAGGTGTTATTCTTATTGCCGCGACAAACAGACCTGATGTTTTAGACCCTGCGTTGCTTAGACCCGGACGATTCGACAGACAGGTTGTTGTGCCGACTCCGGATGTAAGAGGGCGTGCTCATATCCTAAGTGTTCATACACGTAAGACTCCTCTTGCGGAAGAAGTTGACCTTGATGTTATCGCTCGCGGGACTCCCGGATTCTCCGGAGCAGATCTTGAGAACCTTGTTAACGAGGCTGCTCTTTACGCAGCGAAGAATAATCAAGATTACGTAAATATGATCGATTTTGAAGAAGCTAAAGATAAAGTCCTTATGGGTAGAGAACGTCGCAGTCTCATCATTAATGACAAAGAAAAAGAAACTACAGCTTACCATGAAGCAGGGCATGCTCTTATTGCCAAACTTCTTGTTGATACTGATCCTGTTCATAAAGTTACGATCATTCCTCGCGGTAGAGCTCTTGGTGTAACCCAGCAGCTTCCTGTTGATGACCGTCACAATTACTCTAAGAGATATCTTGAAGATACTCTGGTTATGCTGCTCGGCGGACGAGTCGCTGAGGAATTGATTCTTAATCAGATGACAACCGGAGCAAGCAACGATATTGAACGTGCTACCAAAATGGCGCGCAGTATGGTTTGCCAATGGGGTATGAGTGATAAACTCGGACCTATGACTTTTGGTGAAACTAATGATCAGGTCTTCTTAGGCAAGGAATTCGGTCACAGTAAGGACTTCAGTGAAGATACTTCACGCCTTATAGATTCCGAAGTAAGAAGAATTATAGATACCGCTCATGAACAGGCTAAGACGCTGCTCGGCGAAAATAAAGATTCGCTTCATAAGCTGGCAGCAGCATTGCTTGAACGTGAAACAATCTCTGGTGATGAGATTGATACACTTATTAATGGTGGAAAATTGCCTCCGCTTGAAAAAGTTACTTCGACTGCAAAACCTTCTACTGCTGCAAAGGCATATGCCTCTACTGCAAAAACAGGATACACTCCTGTTGAAGAAAAAGCAGAAGAAAATATAACTGATTCTGAAGAAGAAAAGAAAGATTTTTCTTTTGACGGGTCAATTGAAAGCGATGACTCAGAAAATAATTCCGCTGAAGTAGACTCTTCAGAGGATAAGAAAGACTCCAAATAG